The following coding sequences are from one Arachis hypogaea cultivar Tifrunner chromosome 7, arahy.Tifrunner.gnm2.J5K5, whole genome shotgun sequence window:
- the LOC112701928 gene encoding uncharacterized protein isoform X2: MECYLLRFLCPNTNADLEAGNSAGFHAVAFSYENPNESTVIKDDDTETGFHPQFPVPENLLNNLPPNEKVHQIISRTAMFVSKHGSQSEIVLRVKQGDNPTFGFLMPDHRLHSYFRYLVDHQELLTIDNNGNSSMDKNRSQGLDQTGGALSLLGSVYGSGEDEEGTNENTQEVERKVCEDSVGAANNASMETEQAESSSDAAKKDGSISKNPVSSLKEKVPVIKRNHSISNVKAVAASKEKTSDASDSVTNAADKSHTPVPNTTKISLPIVEPPSDLKRAIEKIAEFIVNNGKQFEAVLAEQDRAHGRFPFLVPSNRYHTYYLKVLQTTEESKLSGKVSQKQNSAGRAGERNTVREESDKHSCGSLGSDLPCDKDRKEKFKMIVGSKSKKDDQDQIPQDNQSQNVVSVNATAAAAILQAATRGIKKPNLELFSKTSSGNGQGLGSDGGHLSSTGSLYSSQLQRLVESSNLKVDISGSARAIAETVAIAAAREADSSEAHMTKEEKLKADRLKRAKMFAAMLKNGVAPVKSETTRGLSVDPPGSGLSGSDAEAGSLVGKEREGSSVPFDVDNSDRSQKSEEKHSVDNSDTSHKSKEKLAVDNNEQQKSKRKYRSRSGKQEVEEEEEEEEEENTEDKRDHKQSRKKHRSHRSSHSSHDRHKHKHKRKHSSSKDRYSHKRHKDDSSSDEEDHHSRHHHKKDSSDDDKYRSSRQRHKENNTSDNEHRRSRHRNKHYSSSDDDEQRHRSRNVKHRSRYHAEKERDLEEGEIVAKSDKSKAKEVGSDSREASVARVPSQSPETTEVSDELRAKIRAMLMANL; this comes from the exons ATGGAATGTTATTTGCTACGGTTCCTGTGTCCGAATACAA aTGCTGATTTAGAAGCTGGGAATTCAGCTGGCTTTCATGCTGTTGCATTTTCATATGAGAATCCCAACGAGTCCACTGTGATAAAGGACGATGACACTGAGACTGGTTTTCATCCTCAATTCCCAGTGCCAGAGAACTTGCTCAATAACCTG CCTCCAAATGAGAAGGTCCATCAGATTATTTCAAGGACTGCAATGTTTGTCAGCAAACATGGAAGCCAGTCAGAGATTGTTCTTCGAGTGAAACAAGGAGATAATCCTACATTTGGGTTCCTCATGCCTGATCATCGTCTTCATTCATACTTTAGGTATCTTGTTGATCATCAAGAACTTCTGACAATTGACAATAATGGAAATTCATCTATGGACAAGAATAGAAGTCAGGGTCTTGATCAAACAGGTGGTGCATTATCCTTGCTTGGATCTGTATATGGATCTGGAGAGGATGAGGAGGGTACAAACGAGAATACTCAGGAAGTAGAGAGAAAGGTGTGTGAGGATTCTGTTGGTGCTGCTAATAATGCTTCCATGGAAACAGAGCAAGCAGAATCTTCTTCAGATGCAGCAAAGAAGGATGGAAGCATCTCTAAAAATCCAGTATCCTCTTTGAAAGAAAAAGTTCCCGTCATAAAACGCAATCATTCTATCAGCAATGTCAAGGCAGTAGCTGCATCTAAGGAAAAGACAAGTGATGCCTCAGATTCAGTGACTAATGCAGCGGACAAGTCACATACTCCTGTTCCTAATACAACTAAGATTAGTCTCCCTATCGTGGAACCACCATCTGACTTAAAGAGAGCTATTGAGAAGATAGCTGAGTTCATCGTAAATAATGGCAAACAGTTTGAGGCCGTTCTTGCTGAACAGGACCGTGCTCATGGAAGGTTCCCATTCCTTGTGCCGTCAAATCGATATCATACATACTATTTGAAAGTTCTTCAAACTACTGAAGAG TCTAAGTTATCAGGCAAGGTCTCCCAAAAGCAGAATTCAGCAGGTCGTGCAGGTGAAAGAAACACTGTACGCGAAGAAAGTGATAAACATTCATGTGGATCCCTGGGTTCTGATCTACCATGTGATAAGGACCGGAAGGAGAAGTTCAAGATGATTGTTGGCAGCAAGTCAAAGAAGGATGATCAAGATCAGATTCCTCAAGACAATCAGTCTCAAAATGTAGTAAGCGTGAATGCAACAGCAGCAGCAGCTATTCTTCAGGCTGCCACTAGGGGTATTAAAAAACCAAATTTAGAACTCTTCAGCAAGACATCAAGCGGTAATGGCCAAGGTCTTGGAAGTGATGGTGGCCATTTGTCCAGCACTGGGAGCTTGTATTCATCTCAACTCCAGCGATTGGTTGAAAGTTCAAATCTGAAGGTAGACATAAGTGGTTCTGCCCGGGCTATTGCTGAAACAGTAGCTATTGCAGCAGCGCGGGAGGCGGACTCCTCTGAAGCACATATGACCAAAGAGGAGAAGCTGAAGGCTGATAGATTGAAACGAGCAAAAATGTTTGCAGCCATGTTAAAAAATGGAGTTGCTCCAGTTAAAAGTGAGACCACTCGGGGGTTATCAGTTGATCCCCCAGGCTCTGGACTTTCAGGTTCTGATGCTGAGGCTGGGAGTCTTGTGGGTAAAGAAAGGGAAGGAAGTTCTGTTCCATTTGATGTTGATAATTCAGATAGAAGTCAAAAGTCTGAGGAGAAGCATTCTGTTGATAATTCTGATACAAGTCACAAGTCCAAGGAAAAACTCGCCGTTGATAATAACGAGCAGCAGAAATCCAAACGGAAGTACCGGTCAAGATCTGGAAAACAGgaagtggaggaggaggaggaggaggaggaggaagaaaacACAGAAGACAAAAGGGATCACAAACAATCGAGAAAAAAGCATCGATCTCATCGATCTTCACACAGCAGCCACGACAGGCACAAGCACAAGCACAAGAGAAAACATTCCTCCTCCAAAGACAGGTATTCCCACAAAAGGCATAAGGATGACAGCTCCTCCGACGAAGAGGATCACCACTCGAGGCATCATCATAAAAAAGATAGCTCCGATGATGATAAGTATCGTTCGTCCCGGCAACGGCACAAAGAGAATAACACGTCAGACAACGAACATAGACGTTCTCGGCATCGGAATAAGCATTACAGTTCATCAGACGATGATGAGCAAAGGCATAGAAGCAGAAATGTAAAGCATAGGAGCAGATATCATGCAGAAAAGGAAAGGGACCTTGAGGAAGGGGAGATAGTAGCGAAATCAGACAAGTCAAAAGCCAAAGAGGTTGGAAGTGATAGCAGGGAGGCTTCTGTTGCAAGGGTACCATCCCAATCTCCAGAAACAACTGAGGTCTCTGATGAGCTTAGAGCCAAAATAAGAGCCATGTTGATGGCCAACTTGTAA
- the LOC112701928 gene encoding uncharacterized protein isoform X1, which translates to MDLEVVGRHAMFFDDDAMAAFANSPEALVDWNSLSIDRYDVRHLLSGPLPPRPKRRPPPPSLEADLDYERYLDLPSSSSEDQDQAPDADLEAGNSAGFHAVAFSYENPNESTVIKDDDTETGFHPQFPVPENLLNNLPPNEKVHQIISRTAMFVSKHGSQSEIVLRVKQGDNPTFGFLMPDHRLHSYFRYLVDHQELLTIDNNGNSSMDKNRSQGLDQTGGALSLLGSVYGSGEDEEGTNENTQEVERKVCEDSVGAANNASMETEQAESSSDAAKKDGSISKNPVSSLKEKVPVIKRNHSISNVKAVAASKEKTSDASDSVTNAADKSHTPVPNTTKISLPIVEPPSDLKRAIEKIAEFIVNNGKQFEAVLAEQDRAHGRFPFLVPSNRYHTYYLKVLQTTEESKLSGKVSQKQNSAGRAGERNTVREESDKHSCGSLGSDLPCDKDRKEKFKMIVGSKSKKDDQDQIPQDNQSQNVVSVNATAAAAILQAATRGIKKPNLELFSKTSSGNGQGLGSDGGHLSSTGSLYSSQLQRLVESSNLKVDISGSARAIAETVAIAAAREADSSEAHMTKEEKLKADRLKRAKMFAAMLKNGVAPVKSETTRGLSVDPPGSGLSGSDAEAGSLVGKEREGSSVPFDVDNSDRSQKSEEKHSVDNSDTSHKSKEKLAVDNNEQQKSKRKYRSRSGKQEVEEEEEEEEEENTEDKRDHKQSRKKHRSHRSSHSSHDRHKHKHKRKHSSSKDRYSHKRHKDDSSSDEEDHHSRHHHKKDSSDDDKYRSSRQRHKENNTSDNEHRRSRHRNKHYSSSDDDEQRHRSRNVKHRSRYHAEKERDLEEGEIVAKSDKSKAKEVGSDSREASVARVPSQSPETTEVSDELRAKIRAMLMANL; encoded by the exons ATGGATCTGGAAGTAGTTGGCCGCCACGCCATGTTCTTCGACGACGACGCCATGGCGGCGTTTGCCAACTCGCCGGAGGCTCTGGTTGACTGGAACTCTCTCTCCATCGATCGCTACGACGTCCGCCACCTCCTCTCCGGTCCTCTTCCGCCGCGCCCCAAGCGCCGCCCTCCTCCGCCGTCTCTCGAAGCTGACCTCGATTACGAACGCTACCTCGATCTCCCTTCGTCTTCCTCCGAAGATCAAGATCAAGCGCCag aTGCTGATTTAGAAGCTGGGAATTCAGCTGGCTTTCATGCTGTTGCATTTTCATATGAGAATCCCAACGAGTCCACTGTGATAAAGGACGATGACACTGAGACTGGTTTTCATCCTCAATTCCCAGTGCCAGAGAACTTGCTCAATAACCTG CCTCCAAATGAGAAGGTCCATCAGATTATTTCAAGGACTGCAATGTTTGTCAGCAAACATGGAAGCCAGTCAGAGATTGTTCTTCGAGTGAAACAAGGAGATAATCCTACATTTGGGTTCCTCATGCCTGATCATCGTCTTCATTCATACTTTAGGTATCTTGTTGATCATCAAGAACTTCTGACAATTGACAATAATGGAAATTCATCTATGGACAAGAATAGAAGTCAGGGTCTTGATCAAACAGGTGGTGCATTATCCTTGCTTGGATCTGTATATGGATCTGGAGAGGATGAGGAGGGTACAAACGAGAATACTCAGGAAGTAGAGAGAAAGGTGTGTGAGGATTCTGTTGGTGCTGCTAATAATGCTTCCATGGAAACAGAGCAAGCAGAATCTTCTTCAGATGCAGCAAAGAAGGATGGAAGCATCTCTAAAAATCCAGTATCCTCTTTGAAAGAAAAAGTTCCCGTCATAAAACGCAATCATTCTATCAGCAATGTCAAGGCAGTAGCTGCATCTAAGGAAAAGACAAGTGATGCCTCAGATTCAGTGACTAATGCAGCGGACAAGTCACATACTCCTGTTCCTAATACAACTAAGATTAGTCTCCCTATCGTGGAACCACCATCTGACTTAAAGAGAGCTATTGAGAAGATAGCTGAGTTCATCGTAAATAATGGCAAACAGTTTGAGGCCGTTCTTGCTGAACAGGACCGTGCTCATGGAAGGTTCCCATTCCTTGTGCCGTCAAATCGATATCATACATACTATTTGAAAGTTCTTCAAACTACTGAAGAG TCTAAGTTATCAGGCAAGGTCTCCCAAAAGCAGAATTCAGCAGGTCGTGCAGGTGAAAGAAACACTGTACGCGAAGAAAGTGATAAACATTCATGTGGATCCCTGGGTTCTGATCTACCATGTGATAAGGACCGGAAGGAGAAGTTCAAGATGATTGTTGGCAGCAAGTCAAAGAAGGATGATCAAGATCAGATTCCTCAAGACAATCAGTCTCAAAATGTAGTAAGCGTGAATGCAACAGCAGCAGCAGCTATTCTTCAGGCTGCCACTAGGGGTATTAAAAAACCAAATTTAGAACTCTTCAGCAAGACATCAAGCGGTAATGGCCAAGGTCTTGGAAGTGATGGTGGCCATTTGTCCAGCACTGGGAGCTTGTATTCATCTCAACTCCAGCGATTGGTTGAAAGTTCAAATCTGAAGGTAGACATAAGTGGTTCTGCCCGGGCTATTGCTGAAACAGTAGCTATTGCAGCAGCGCGGGAGGCGGACTCCTCTGAAGCACATATGACCAAAGAGGAGAAGCTGAAGGCTGATAGATTGAAACGAGCAAAAATGTTTGCAGCCATGTTAAAAAATGGAGTTGCTCCAGTTAAAAGTGAGACCACTCGGGGGTTATCAGTTGATCCCCCAGGCTCTGGACTTTCAGGTTCTGATGCTGAGGCTGGGAGTCTTGTGGGTAAAGAAAGGGAAGGAAGTTCTGTTCCATTTGATGTTGATAATTCAGATAGAAGTCAAAAGTCTGAGGAGAAGCATTCTGTTGATAATTCTGATACAAGTCACAAGTCCAAGGAAAAACTCGCCGTTGATAATAACGAGCAGCAGAAATCCAAACGGAAGTACCGGTCAAGATCTGGAAAACAGgaagtggaggaggaggaggaggaggaggaggaagaaaacACAGAAGACAAAAGGGATCACAAACAATCGAGAAAAAAGCATCGATCTCATCGATCTTCACACAGCAGCCACGACAGGCACAAGCACAAGCACAAGAGAAAACATTCCTCCTCCAAAGACAGGTATTCCCACAAAAGGCATAAGGATGACAGCTCCTCCGACGAAGAGGATCACCACTCGAGGCATCATCATAAAAAAGATAGCTCCGATGATGATAAGTATCGTTCGTCCCGGCAACGGCACAAAGAGAATAACACGTCAGACAACGAACATAGACGTTCTCGGCATCGGAATAAGCATTACAGTTCATCAGACGATGATGAGCAAAGGCATAGAAGCAGAAATGTAAAGCATAGGAGCAGATATCATGCAGAAAAGGAAAGGGACCTTGAGGAAGGGGAGATAGTAGCGAAATCAGACAAGTCAAAAGCCAAAGAGGTTGGAAGTGATAGCAGGGAGGCTTCTGTTGCAAGGGTACCATCCCAATCTCCAGAAACAACTGAGGTCTCTGATGAGCTTAGAGCCAAAATAAGAGCCATGTTGATGGCCAACTTGTAA
- the LOC112701928 gene encoding uncharacterized protein isoform X4 translates to MIIQVYPPNEKVHQIISRTAMFVSKHGSQSEIVLRVKQGDNPTFGFLMPDHRLHSYFRYLVDHQELLTIDNNGNSSMDKNRSQGLDQTGGALSLLGSVYGSGEDEEGTNENTQEVERKVCEDSVGAANNASMETEQAESSSDAAKKDGSISKNPVSSLKEKVPVIKRNHSISNVKAVAASKEKTSDASDSVTNAADKSHTPVPNTTKISLPIVEPPSDLKRAIEKIAEFIVNNGKQFEAVLAEQDRAHGRFPFLVPSNRYHTYYLKVLQTTEESKLSGKVSQKQNSAGRAGERNTVREESDKHSCGSLGSDLPCDKDRKEKFKMIVGSKSKKDDQDQIPQDNQSQNVVSVNATAAAAILQAATRGIKKPNLELFSKTSSGNGQGLGSDGGHLSSTGSLYSSQLQRLVESSNLKVDISGSARAIAETVAIAAAREADSSEAHMTKEEKLKADRLKRAKMFAAMLKNGVAPVKSETTRGLSVDPPGSGLSGSDAEAGSLVGKEREGSSVPFDVDNSDRSQKSEEKHSVDNSDTSHKSKEKLAVDNNEQQKSKRKYRSRSGKQEVEEEEEEEEEENTEDKRDHKQSRKKHRSHRSSHSSHDRHKHKHKRKHSSSKDRYSHKRHKDDSSSDEEDHHSRHHHKKDSSDDDKYRSSRQRHKENNTSDNEHRRSRHRNKHYSSSDDDEQRHRSRNVKHRSRYHAEKERDLEEGEIVAKSDKSKAKEVGSDSREASVARVPSQSPETTEVSDELRAKIRAMLMANL, encoded by the exons ATGATTATCCAAGTATAT CCTCCAAATGAGAAGGTCCATCAGATTATTTCAAGGACTGCAATGTTTGTCAGCAAACATGGAAGCCAGTCAGAGATTGTTCTTCGAGTGAAACAAGGAGATAATCCTACATTTGGGTTCCTCATGCCTGATCATCGTCTTCATTCATACTTTAGGTATCTTGTTGATCATCAAGAACTTCTGACAATTGACAATAATGGAAATTCATCTATGGACAAGAATAGAAGTCAGGGTCTTGATCAAACAGGTGGTGCATTATCCTTGCTTGGATCTGTATATGGATCTGGAGAGGATGAGGAGGGTACAAACGAGAATACTCAGGAAGTAGAGAGAAAGGTGTGTGAGGATTCTGTTGGTGCTGCTAATAATGCTTCCATGGAAACAGAGCAAGCAGAATCTTCTTCAGATGCAGCAAAGAAGGATGGAAGCATCTCTAAAAATCCAGTATCCTCTTTGAAAGAAAAAGTTCCCGTCATAAAACGCAATCATTCTATCAGCAATGTCAAGGCAGTAGCTGCATCTAAGGAAAAGACAAGTGATGCCTCAGATTCAGTGACTAATGCAGCGGACAAGTCACATACTCCTGTTCCTAATACAACTAAGATTAGTCTCCCTATCGTGGAACCACCATCTGACTTAAAGAGAGCTATTGAGAAGATAGCTGAGTTCATCGTAAATAATGGCAAACAGTTTGAGGCCGTTCTTGCTGAACAGGACCGTGCTCATGGAAGGTTCCCATTCCTTGTGCCGTCAAATCGATATCATACATACTATTTGAAAGTTCTTCAAACTACTGAAGAG TCTAAGTTATCAGGCAAGGTCTCCCAAAAGCAGAATTCAGCAGGTCGTGCAGGTGAAAGAAACACTGTACGCGAAGAAAGTGATAAACATTCATGTGGATCCCTGGGTTCTGATCTACCATGTGATAAGGACCGGAAGGAGAAGTTCAAGATGATTGTTGGCAGCAAGTCAAAGAAGGATGATCAAGATCAGATTCCTCAAGACAATCAGTCTCAAAATGTAGTAAGCGTGAATGCAACAGCAGCAGCAGCTATTCTTCAGGCTGCCACTAGGGGTATTAAAAAACCAAATTTAGAACTCTTCAGCAAGACATCAAGCGGTAATGGCCAAGGTCTTGGAAGTGATGGTGGCCATTTGTCCAGCACTGGGAGCTTGTATTCATCTCAACTCCAGCGATTGGTTGAAAGTTCAAATCTGAAGGTAGACATAAGTGGTTCTGCCCGGGCTATTGCTGAAACAGTAGCTATTGCAGCAGCGCGGGAGGCGGACTCCTCTGAAGCACATATGACCAAAGAGGAGAAGCTGAAGGCTGATAGATTGAAACGAGCAAAAATGTTTGCAGCCATGTTAAAAAATGGAGTTGCTCCAGTTAAAAGTGAGACCACTCGGGGGTTATCAGTTGATCCCCCAGGCTCTGGACTTTCAGGTTCTGATGCTGAGGCTGGGAGTCTTGTGGGTAAAGAAAGGGAAGGAAGTTCTGTTCCATTTGATGTTGATAATTCAGATAGAAGTCAAAAGTCTGAGGAGAAGCATTCTGTTGATAATTCTGATACAAGTCACAAGTCCAAGGAAAAACTCGCCGTTGATAATAACGAGCAGCAGAAATCCAAACGGAAGTACCGGTCAAGATCTGGAAAACAGgaagtggaggaggaggaggaggaggaggaggaagaaaacACAGAAGACAAAAGGGATCACAAACAATCGAGAAAAAAGCATCGATCTCATCGATCTTCACACAGCAGCCACGACAGGCACAAGCACAAGCACAAGAGAAAACATTCCTCCTCCAAAGACAGGTATTCCCACAAAAGGCATAAGGATGACAGCTCCTCCGACGAAGAGGATCACCACTCGAGGCATCATCATAAAAAAGATAGCTCCGATGATGATAAGTATCGTTCGTCCCGGCAACGGCACAAAGAGAATAACACGTCAGACAACGAACATAGACGTTCTCGGCATCGGAATAAGCATTACAGTTCATCAGACGATGATGAGCAAAGGCATAGAAGCAGAAATGTAAAGCATAGGAGCAGATATCATGCAGAAAAGGAAAGGGACCTTGAGGAAGGGGAGATAGTAGCGAAATCAGACAAGTCAAAAGCCAAAGAGGTTGGAAGTGATAGCAGGGAGGCTTCTGTTGCAAGGGTACCATCCCAATCTCCAGAAACAACTGAGGTCTCTGATGAGCTTAGAGCCAAAATAAGAGCCATGTTGATGGCCAACTTGTAA
- the LOC112701928 gene encoding uncharacterized protein isoform X3, with product MKTFLHKVVFLDLYDYPSICEPPNEKVHQIISRTAMFVSKHGSQSEIVLRVKQGDNPTFGFLMPDHRLHSYFRYLVDHQELLTIDNNGNSSMDKNRSQGLDQTGGALSLLGSVYGSGEDEEGTNENTQEVERKVCEDSVGAANNASMETEQAESSSDAAKKDGSISKNPVSSLKEKVPVIKRNHSISNVKAVAASKEKTSDASDSVTNAADKSHTPVPNTTKISLPIVEPPSDLKRAIEKIAEFIVNNGKQFEAVLAEQDRAHGRFPFLVPSNRYHTYYLKVLQTTEESKLSGKVSQKQNSAGRAGERNTVREESDKHSCGSLGSDLPCDKDRKEKFKMIVGSKSKKDDQDQIPQDNQSQNVVSVNATAAAAILQAATRGIKKPNLELFSKTSSGNGQGLGSDGGHLSSTGSLYSSQLQRLVESSNLKVDISGSARAIAETVAIAAAREADSSEAHMTKEEKLKADRLKRAKMFAAMLKNGVAPVKSETTRGLSVDPPGSGLSGSDAEAGSLVGKEREGSSVPFDVDNSDRSQKSEEKHSVDNSDTSHKSKEKLAVDNNEQQKSKRKYRSRSGKQEVEEEEEEEEEENTEDKRDHKQSRKKHRSHRSSHSSHDRHKHKHKRKHSSSKDRYSHKRHKDDSSSDEEDHHSRHHHKKDSSDDDKYRSSRQRHKENNTSDNEHRRSRHRNKHYSSSDDDEQRHRSRNVKHRSRYHAEKERDLEEGEIVAKSDKSKAKEVGSDSREASVARVPSQSPETTEVSDELRAKIRAMLMANL from the exons ATGAAAACATTTCTACATAAAGTTGTGTTTCTTGATCTTTATGATTATCCAAGTATATGTGAG CCTCCAAATGAGAAGGTCCATCAGATTATTTCAAGGACTGCAATGTTTGTCAGCAAACATGGAAGCCAGTCAGAGATTGTTCTTCGAGTGAAACAAGGAGATAATCCTACATTTGGGTTCCTCATGCCTGATCATCGTCTTCATTCATACTTTAGGTATCTTGTTGATCATCAAGAACTTCTGACAATTGACAATAATGGAAATTCATCTATGGACAAGAATAGAAGTCAGGGTCTTGATCAAACAGGTGGTGCATTATCCTTGCTTGGATCTGTATATGGATCTGGAGAGGATGAGGAGGGTACAAACGAGAATACTCAGGAAGTAGAGAGAAAGGTGTGTGAGGATTCTGTTGGTGCTGCTAATAATGCTTCCATGGAAACAGAGCAAGCAGAATCTTCTTCAGATGCAGCAAAGAAGGATGGAAGCATCTCTAAAAATCCAGTATCCTCTTTGAAAGAAAAAGTTCCCGTCATAAAACGCAATCATTCTATCAGCAATGTCAAGGCAGTAGCTGCATCTAAGGAAAAGACAAGTGATGCCTCAGATTCAGTGACTAATGCAGCGGACAAGTCACATACTCCTGTTCCTAATACAACTAAGATTAGTCTCCCTATCGTGGAACCACCATCTGACTTAAAGAGAGCTATTGAGAAGATAGCTGAGTTCATCGTAAATAATGGCAAACAGTTTGAGGCCGTTCTTGCTGAACAGGACCGTGCTCATGGAAGGTTCCCATTCCTTGTGCCGTCAAATCGATATCATACATACTATTTGAAAGTTCTTCAAACTACTGAAGAG TCTAAGTTATCAGGCAAGGTCTCCCAAAAGCAGAATTCAGCAGGTCGTGCAGGTGAAAGAAACACTGTACGCGAAGAAAGTGATAAACATTCATGTGGATCCCTGGGTTCTGATCTACCATGTGATAAGGACCGGAAGGAGAAGTTCAAGATGATTGTTGGCAGCAAGTCAAAGAAGGATGATCAAGATCAGATTCCTCAAGACAATCAGTCTCAAAATGTAGTAAGCGTGAATGCAACAGCAGCAGCAGCTATTCTTCAGGCTGCCACTAGGGGTATTAAAAAACCAAATTTAGAACTCTTCAGCAAGACATCAAGCGGTAATGGCCAAGGTCTTGGAAGTGATGGTGGCCATTTGTCCAGCACTGGGAGCTTGTATTCATCTCAACTCCAGCGATTGGTTGAAAGTTCAAATCTGAAGGTAGACATAAGTGGTTCTGCCCGGGCTATTGCTGAAACAGTAGCTATTGCAGCAGCGCGGGAGGCGGACTCCTCTGAAGCACATATGACCAAAGAGGAGAAGCTGAAGGCTGATAGATTGAAACGAGCAAAAATGTTTGCAGCCATGTTAAAAAATGGAGTTGCTCCAGTTAAAAGTGAGACCACTCGGGGGTTATCAGTTGATCCCCCAGGCTCTGGACTTTCAGGTTCTGATGCTGAGGCTGGGAGTCTTGTGGGTAAAGAAAGGGAAGGAAGTTCTGTTCCATTTGATGTTGATAATTCAGATAGAAGTCAAAAGTCTGAGGAGAAGCATTCTGTTGATAATTCTGATACAAGTCACAAGTCCAAGGAAAAACTCGCCGTTGATAATAACGAGCAGCAGAAATCCAAACGGAAGTACCGGTCAAGATCTGGAAAACAGgaagtggaggaggaggaggaggaggaggaggaagaaaacACAGAAGACAAAAGGGATCACAAACAATCGAGAAAAAAGCATCGATCTCATCGATCTTCACACAGCAGCCACGACAGGCACAAGCACAAGCACAAGAGAAAACATTCCTCCTCCAAAGACAGGTATTCCCACAAAAGGCATAAGGATGACAGCTCCTCCGACGAAGAGGATCACCACTCGAGGCATCATCATAAAAAAGATAGCTCCGATGATGATAAGTATCGTTCGTCCCGGCAACGGCACAAAGAGAATAACACGTCAGACAACGAACATAGACGTTCTCGGCATCGGAATAAGCATTACAGTTCATCAGACGATGATGAGCAAAGGCATAGAAGCAGAAATGTAAAGCATAGGAGCAGATATCATGCAGAAAAGGAAAGGGACCTTGAGGAAGGGGAGATAGTAGCGAAATCAGACAAGTCAAAAGCCAAAGAGGTTGGAAGTGATAGCAGGGAGGCTTCTGTTGCAAGGGTACCATCCCAATCTCCAGAAACAACTGAGGTCTCTGATGAGCTTAGAGCCAAAATAAGAGCCATGTTGATGGCCAACTTGTAA